One stretch of Thalassovita sp. DNA includes these proteins:
- a CDS encoding type 1 glutamine amidotransferase domain-containing protein, with protein MATGNQQKRVLLVMSSVDEMGISGKQTGTWFTELAAPYYILTEAGYEVVFASPEGGAAPIDLLSMKAPFTTEYTERFFNDPVAMFAAQNTRKLREIDCSTFDALFVPGGYGLIWDLASDSYAIKMIRDFYESDRPVAMVCHAPAILRDIKLSNGEYLVNGVDLTGFKNAEDSEIELLHHLLFSLEDELKGRGANYISKANWEANVVEDGALMTGQSPASAPPLAEALKARLAA; from the coding sequence ATGGCTACTGGAAACCAACAAAAGCGCGTGCTGCTTGTGATGTCGTCGGTCGACGAGATGGGCATTTCGGGTAAGCAGACCGGCACCTGGTTCACCGAACTGGCGGCGCCCTACTACATCCTGACCGAAGCTGGATATGAGGTCGTCTTTGCCTCGCCCGAGGGCGGCGCGGCGCCGATTGATCTGCTCTCGATGAAAGCCCCCTTCACGACGGAATACACCGAACGCTTCTTCAATGATCCTGTGGCGATGTTCGCGGCTCAGAACACTCGTAAGCTGCGCGAGATCGACTGCTCGACCTTCGACGCGCTCTTTGTGCCGGGCGGCTATGGACTGATCTGGGATCTGGCGAGCGACAGCTACGCGATCAAGATGATCCGGGACTTCTACGAAAGCGACCGGCCCGTGGCGATGGTCTGTCACGCGCCCGCCATCTTGCGCGACATCAAGCTCTCGAACGGCGAGTACTTGGTCAATGGCGTCGATCTGACTGGCTTTAAGAACGCCGAGGACAGCGAGATCGAGCTTCTGCATCACCTGCTGTTCTCGCTTGAGGACGAGCTGAAGGGCCGCGGTGCCAACTATATCAGCAAGGCCAACTGGGAGGCCAACGTTGTCGAGGACGGCGCGTTGATGACCGGTCAGAGCCCTGCCTCTGCACCGCCGCTCGCCGAAGCGCTCAAAGCGCGTTTGGCGGCATGA
- a CDS encoding cupin domain-containing protein: MELNANFDERAVVHSDKEPWVASPMKGVDRRMLDRIGDEVARATTIVRYAPGSAFSAHTHTGGEEYLVLDGVFQDEHGDFPVGTYVRNPPTSSHTPSSASGATIFVKLWQFNMDDRNQVTIGSMAETPQPVRDGVAEIPLFQDARERVRIEVWDANASIADNDHKGFEALVIEGTFVESGEEFAKNSWLRLPAGMPLNAIAGPEGARLWIKSDHLAEAPTAPT; the protein is encoded by the coding sequence ATGGAACTCAACGCAAACTTTGACGAACGCGCCGTCGTGCATTCAGATAAAGAGCCCTGGGTCGCCTCGCCGATGAAAGGGGTGGACCGTCGGATGCTGGACCGGATCGGCGACGAGGTCGCACGGGCCACCACGATCGTGCGTTACGCGCCCGGCAGCGCCTTCTCTGCTCACACCCACACAGGCGGTGAGGAGTATCTGGTGCTCGATGGCGTCTTTCAGGACGAACATGGCGATTTCCCCGTTGGCACCTATGTGCGCAACCCACCGACATCGTCGCATACCCCCAGTTCGGCCTCAGGCGCCACGATTTTTGTCAAACTCTGGCAATTCAACATGGACGACCGCAATCAAGTGACCATCGGCTCGATGGCCGAGACGCCGCAGCCCGTCCGCGACGGCGTAGCCGAAATCCCGCTGTTTCAAGATGCTCGCGAGCGCGTGCGCATTGAGGTGTGGGACGCCAATGCCTCCATTGCGGACAACGACCACAAGGGTTTCGAGGCGCTGGTGATAGAGGGCACATTTGTCGAAAGTGGCGAAGAGTTTGCGAAGAACTCTTGGCTGAGGCTTCCCGCGGGTATGCCCTTGAACGCAATCGCAGGTCCGGAAGGTGCACGCCTCTGGATCAAATCTGACCATCTGGCCGAGGCACCAACCGCGCCCACTTAA
- a CDS encoding SDR family oxidoreductase, producing the protein MAAQSASLAIVAGAGAGLGQTLVSSFNDNGYIAFGLNRTVPNGAKETILAVDLANAHLTARKLLDLNGTHGAPKLVVHNTAKLVISDFENTSVDDFEATWRSMVLSAVNLAKGVLPGMVETGGGTFIVSGATASLRGGKNFAAFAAAKAALRALTQSLAREYGPKGIHVAHVILDGIVDTEASRDLHGMDPARMMKPEDIAQVYLDLANQPKSTWTHELDLRPMGEAF; encoded by the coding sequence ATGGCTGCTCAAAGCGCATCCCTCGCGATTGTCGCGGGGGCCGGGGCAGGGCTTGGCCAAACCTTGGTCTCAAGCTTCAATGACAATGGCTACATCGCTTTTGGGCTGAACCGTACGGTGCCCAACGGCGCCAAGGAGACGATCCTAGCTGTGGATCTCGCGAACGCTCATCTCACCGCGCGCAAATTGCTCGATCTGAACGGCACCCATGGCGCGCCCAAGCTGGTGGTTCATAACACAGCCAAGTTGGTGATTTCTGACTTTGAGAACACCTCGGTTGACGACTTCGAAGCAACCTGGCGGTCGATGGTTCTTTCGGCGGTGAACCTTGCCAAGGGCGTGTTGCCCGGCATGGTCGAAACCGGCGGCGGAACATTCATCGTCTCGGGCGCGACGGCCAGCTTGCGCGGGGGCAAGAACTTTGCGGCGTTCGCTGCTGCAAAGGCCGCGCTTCGGGCGCTGACACAATCATTGGCGCGGGAATACGGGCCGAAGGGCATCCACGTGGCACATGTGATCCTGGACGGGATTGTCGACACCGAAGCCAGCCGAGACCTGCATGGCATGGACCCCGCCCGGATGATGAAACCTGAAGACATCGCGCAGGTCTATCTGGACCTCGCCAACCAACCGAAATCTACTTGGACCCATGAGCTGGATCTCAGACCTATGGGGGAGGCATTCTGA
- a CDS encoding NAD(P)/FAD-dependent oxidoreductase, with amino-acid sequence MQTDILIVGGGLSGLALADHLAQQGTDFLLVEAQERLGGRIMTKDIAGGRFDLGPAWFWPGQPRMAALSRRFNIPVFEQFSTGDLMYQDQTGAVQRGRGYASMQGSHRLDGGMGALIDGLANSLDENKILTNARLDTVAHGSDGITATVIQDGSATTIKARQIILAVPPRVVADNVTFEPALDAAQLQSLKNVPTWMAGQAKIVAVYDEPHWRNAGLSGDAMSHCGPMFEIHDASPMNGGPYALFGFVGVPADAREVHRDEVMKLAQEQLVALFGPEMGNPRDLILQDWATVPEIARAQDRRPVSRQPSYGLPHELRPLAQQGLYFGSTETAHSYGGFLEGALETAEGLSKTLPLVASMSA; translated from the coding sequence ATGCAAACAGACATTCTCATAGTGGGCGGCGGCCTGTCAGGCCTCGCTCTGGCGGATCACTTGGCCCAGCAAGGCACTGACTTCTTGCTTGTAGAGGCGCAGGAACGCTTGGGAGGCCGGATCATGACCAAAGACATCGCGGGTGGCCGGTTCGATCTTGGCCCAGCCTGGTTTTGGCCTGGCCAACCGCGCATGGCCGCACTTTCCCGGCGGTTCAATATCCCCGTCTTCGAGCAGTTCTCAACCGGCGATCTGATGTATCAGGACCAAACAGGTGCCGTTCAACGCGGGCGGGGCTATGCCTCGATGCAAGGGTCGCACCGCTTGGACGGCGGGATGGGCGCTTTGATTGATGGGCTGGCCAATTCGTTGGATGAAAACAAGATCCTCACGAACGCCAGGCTCGACACGGTTGCCCATGGCTCGGACGGTATAACAGCGACCGTCATCCAAGATGGGTCAGCGACAACCATTAAGGCACGTCAGATCATTCTGGCTGTTCCGCCACGCGTGGTTGCGGACAACGTGACGTTCGAGCCCGCACTGGATGCCGCGCAACTTCAATCGCTCAAGAATGTCCCCACATGGATGGCGGGTCAGGCGAAAATTGTTGCCGTCTATGACGAGCCGCACTGGCGCAACGCTGGCCTCTCTGGCGACGCGATGAGCCACTGCGGGCCGATGTTCGAAATCCACGACGCCTCGCCAATGAACGGTGGGCCTTACGCACTGTTTGGTTTTGTGGGCGTGCCCGCGGATGCCAGAGAGGTTCATCGGGACGAGGTGATGAAGCTTGCCCAGGAGCAACTCGTTGCGCTGTTTGGCCCCGAGATGGGCAACCCGCGCGACTTGATCCTGCAAGACTGGGCGACCGTTCCCGAGATCGCCCGCGCGCAAGACCGACGGCCCGTCAGCCGCCAACCAAGCTATGGCTTGCCGCACGAATTACGTCCGTTGGCGCAGCAGGGCCTCTACTTCGGCTCCACGGAGACCGCCCACAGTTATGGGGGCTTCCTTGAAGGCGCGCTGGAGACAGCCGAAGGACTGTCCAAGACCCTCCCTTTGGTGGCGTCTATGAGTGCCTAA
- a CDS encoding DUF1289 domain-containing protein has translation MKKRKSPCIDVCEFTGPSGWCLGCGRTREECVRWKKMKPYEANIIEKELKIRMNKLAKMTPMPQ, from the coding sequence ATGAAAAAACGTAAAAGTCCCTGCATTGATGTCTGTGAATTTACTGGGCCCAGTGGCTGGTGCCTTGGCTGTGGCCGAACACGGGAGGAATGCGTGAGGTGGAAGAAAATGAAACCTTACGAAGCAAATATCATTGAGAAGGAGTTAAAGATTCGCATGAACAAATTGGCTAAAATGACGCCTATGCCGCAGTAA
- a CDS encoding Hint domain-containing protein — MAKIYGAFRSNSTMTSGQTTFGGVGTSFEINAYGSLTYSDGADATIMDGDSAVNEQPNDPTQTLAGNAISWDYTIEVTDGTNTYEIGVIDYDINGDGDYDYPTAEQGYFLGFIGGVPPLNTTLTINGIIDNGVSIPISDFVPCFAAGTQIKTPMGYKLIEKLREGDLISTADGVAKPLRWIGKRRISKAELANNSKLRPVRIVAGALGNGLPSRDILVSRQHRMLVTSRIAKRMFGVSKVLVSAIKLTEIPGVYIDNCVETVEYIHLLFDQHEILLAEEAPTESLFTGPEGLKALGADARREILTIFPELGELDYQPEPVCFIPPGKRQKKLVERHLRNEKAVICETLSSYAL; from the coding sequence GTGGCTAAAATTTATGGAGCTTTCAGGTCTAATTCGACCATGACATCTGGCCAAACCACTTTTGGCGGGGTGGGCACGAGTTTTGAAATCAATGCATACGGATCGCTTACATACAGCGACGGAGCAGATGCAACCATCATGGATGGTGATAGCGCTGTCAACGAACAGCCCAATGATCCAACACAGACTTTGGCTGGCAATGCTATTTCTTGGGATTACACGATTGAGGTAACAGACGGTACAAACACGTATGAAATCGGGGTCATAGATTACGATATCAACGGTGATGGTGACTACGATTATCCAACGGCTGAGCAGGGATACTTTTTGGGTTTTATTGGCGGGGTACCGCCATTAAACACGACTCTCACGATCAATGGCATTATTGACAATGGTGTCTCCATTCCCATCAGCGATTTTGTGCCGTGTTTTGCCGCAGGAACACAGATCAAAACCCCAATGGGCTACAAACTTATTGAGAAGCTGCGTGAAGGAGACCTGATCTCTACTGCTGATGGAGTGGCTAAACCTCTGCGATGGATCGGCAAGCGCCGGATATCGAAAGCCGAGCTTGCAAACAACTCAAAGCTCCGTCCGGTTCGTATAGTGGCTGGAGCTTTGGGGAATGGGCTGCCTAGCCGGGATATCCTTGTCTCAAGGCAGCATAGAATGCTTGTGACATCGCGAATTGCAAAACGAATGTTCGGTGTGTCCAAGGTGCTTGTCTCAGCGATAAAACTTACAGAAATTCCAGGCGTATATATTGATAACTGCGTTGAAACGGTCGAGTATATCCATCTTCTCTTTGACCAGCATGAGATCTTGCTAGCCGAAGAAGCGCCAACAGAGAGCCTTTTTACTGGGCCGGAAGGATTGAAGGCATTGGGCGCCGATGCAAGGAGAGAAATTTTGACTATTTTTCCTGAGCTTGGCGAGCTGGATTATCAGCCCGAACCCGTCTGTTTTATTCCACCAGGTAAACGGCAAAAGAAACTAGTTGAACGTCATCTGCGAAACGAGAAAGCAGTTATTTGCGAGACGCTTTCTTCTTATGCCCTCTGA
- a CDS encoding tyrosine-type recombinase/integrase, whose product MYKWQAYAGRFETVTVRAHLRSIRMLEAHLGGKTFDKVTPTDAAAFRDHLVKLGQTPKVDGGLSNSTIRHHASQVRQFFEWLRIQDGYKRLSQNILLNLELPKAVRAKTLPREDRDYLTIEEAEGMLAKMPGSTIAERRDRAIIACAYTCGLRAAALTTLRLKHIDMQKKEMLQDATEMRAKNGKSFRSFFFPRTEAFQQVLGDWLTELGALGYTEDDAVFPSLDDLTQRAPGAAPVPPMQSSAAVGKAFKAATALIDRCCTPHSARDTLVYLGNELTSSRKEEKASLSTLCMRGLKLKKPTMRK is encoded by the coding sequence GTGTATAAGTGGCAAGCCTATGCCGGGCGCTTCGAAACCGTGACCGTCCGGGCCCACCTGCGCAGCATCCGTATGTTAGAGGCTCATCTAGGCGGCAAAACTTTCGACAAGGTGACGCCGACGGACGCGGCCGCCTTCCGCGACCACTTGGTCAAGCTGGGTCAAACCCCTAAAGTGGATGGTGGATTGAGCAACTCCACCATCCGCCATCACGCGTCTCAGGTGCGTCAGTTCTTCGAGTGGCTTCGCATACAGGATGGCTATAAGCGCCTCAGTCAGAACATCTTGCTCAACCTCGAGCTGCCTAAAGCGGTGCGCGCAAAAACACTGCCGCGTGAAGACCGGGACTATCTCACGATCGAAGAAGCAGAAGGGATGTTGGCGAAGATGCCCGGCAGCACGATCGCAGAACGTCGAGACCGGGCCATCATCGCTTGTGCCTATACCTGCGGATTGCGCGCAGCGGCCCTTACCACGCTTCGCCTGAAGCACATCGACATGCAGAAGAAGGAAATGCTCCAGGACGCCACCGAAATGCGGGCCAAGAACGGCAAGAGCTTTCGCAGTTTCTTCTTCCCTCGCACGGAAGCCTTCCAGCAGGTCCTCGGTGATTGGCTGACCGAACTTGGGGCCCTGGGGTATACCGAAGATGACGCAGTCTTCCCCAGCTTGGATGATCTGACCCAGCGCGCACCCGGCGCCGCCCCGGTGCCCCCCATGCAATCCTCCGCCGCGGTCGGCAAAGCCTTCAAGGCCGCCACGGCCCTGATTGATCGCTGCTGCACGCCGCACTCTGCGCGCGACACACTGGTCTACCTGGGAAACGAACTGACAAGCTCACGGAAAGAAGAAAAAGCTTCTCTCTCAACCTTGTGCATGCGAGGCCTCAAGTTAAAGAAACCTACTATGCGAAAATGA
- a CDS encoding class II aldolase/adducin family protein: MHDLIEKKDALIATARRCFDLRLQTNAGGNLSVRLDSAGAIVIKPSGIGFNECTRDNLQVVHLDGTIEPSDYKPSKDLGFHLDLYRIRPDINAVVHCHSPWATGYASAGIEIPCLTVQTIEKIGRMPLIPLSDAGGPQAEVEISPVFKDPKVVAAVLANHGTIGVGASLMKAQYLAEIIEETAHIAFVRDTVMAAHGKSTADLPQYGTAADARSAAANG; encoded by the coding sequence ATGCACGATCTCATTGAAAAAAAAGACGCCCTGATTGCGACCGCCAGACGCTGCTTTGACTTGCGGCTTCAAACCAACGCCGGTGGTAATCTTTCGGTGCGGCTCGACAGCGCCGGCGCGATTGTCATCAAACCCTCCGGTATCGGCTTTAACGAATGCACGCGGGACAATCTTCAGGTCGTGCATCTGGACGGCACAATCGAACCCTCGGATTATAAACCCTCCAAGGATCTGGGCTTTCACCTGGATCTCTATCGCATCCGACCCGATATCAATGCCGTCGTGCACTGCCACAGCCCATGGGCCACCGGATACGCCAGCGCCGGGATCGAGATCCCCTGCCTGACGGTCCAGACAATTGAGAAAATCGGCCGCATGCCGCTTATCCCTCTGTCTGATGCAGGTGGCCCCCAGGCCGAGGTTGAAATCAGCCCGGTCTTCAAAGACCCCAAAGTGGTTGCCGCTGTTCTTGCCAATCATGGCACCATTGGTGTGGGGGCATCCCTGATGAAAGCGCAATATCTGGCCGAGATCATCGAAGAGACAGCTCACATCGCCTTTGTCCGCGATACTGTGATGGCGGCCCATGGCAAGTCGACCGCCGATCTTCCGCAGTATGGTACAGCAGCCGACGCCCGCTCTGCTGCGGCGAATGGATAG
- a CDS encoding Tm-1-like ATP-binding domain-containing protein, translating to MAKVIVLATLATKAEETTYLITRLSEIGVAARAIDISLHSGGRILDGDAKVAAMKEAAARATIDAVEAVAGDAELVVGIGGGTGGEIALRVLRALPITYPKMLVTTLPFDPRATLADSSIFLIPTLADIAGLNAILRRVLDNAALMAAGLCRNDLSGGDDNAVPSVGITALGATDGAVAPLVSALARRGQESSVFHSNGYGGAAFARFAKENAFDAIIDLTPHELTRIHVDGAHVDMPDRFSAGGDRPRIVLPGALNFIGLGEKSLLAKHYLERPHYAHSGFFTHVKMSDTEMAHVATKLAESLNTLKGPCAVIIPMGGFSHHDRPGGAIEDPALRAVCRDTLREKLSPKIQLKTVDAHLFDPQITKDILVTLDALSAQKDTSCTISLKKKTP from the coding sequence ATGGCAAAGGTCATTGTACTGGCCACATTGGCAACCAAGGCGGAAGAGACGACCTATCTGATCACACGACTGTCTGAAATTGGCGTTGCCGCGCGAGCCATCGACATTTCGCTGCACAGCGGGGGCCGTATTCTTGACGGCGATGCCAAGGTTGCCGCCATGAAAGAGGCAGCGGCCAGGGCAACGATTGACGCAGTCGAGGCTGTTGCGGGCGATGCCGAATTGGTCGTCGGGATTGGCGGCGGAACCGGTGGTGAAATCGCGCTGCGCGTGTTGCGCGCTCTGCCGATCACCTACCCCAAGATGCTCGTGACCACGCTGCCCTTTGATCCAAGGGCGACTTTGGCCGATAGCTCAATCTTCCTCATCCCCACTCTGGCAGATATCGCTGGCCTGAACGCCATTTTACGCAGGGTCTTGGATAACGCGGCATTGATGGCTGCGGGGCTGTGCCGCAATGACCTCTCCGGTGGCGATGATAACGCGGTGCCTTCAGTCGGCATCACTGCTCTTGGCGCCACCGATGGCGCTGTGGCGCCATTGGTCAGTGCACTCGCCCGGCGCGGACAGGAAAGCAGCGTTTTTCACTCCAACGGCTATGGCGGGGCCGCGTTTGCGCGTTTTGCAAAGGAGAACGCGTTTGACGCGATCATTGATCTGACACCGCACGAGTTGACCCGCATCCATGTTGACGGCGCCCATGTTGATATGCCCGACAGGTTCAGCGCCGGAGGCGACCGGCCCCGGATCGTCCTGCCCGGCGCGCTGAACTTCATCGGGCTGGGTGAAAAATCTCTGCTGGCCAAGCATTATCTGGAAAGGCCCCACTACGCCCATTCCGGTTTTTTCACCCATGTGAAGATGTCCGACACAGAGATGGCCCATGTCGCGACAAAGCTGGCAGAAAGCCTGAACACCCTGAAGGGCCCTTGCGCCGTCATCATACCCATGGGTGGCTTTTCGCATCATGATCGGCCGGGTGGAGCAATAGAAGATCCCGCGCTTCGCGCCGTTTGCCGTGACACGCTGCGAGAAAAGCTCTCCCCAAAAATCCAGCTCAAAACTGTGGATGCGCACCTGTTCGATCCTCAGATCACCAAAGACATACTTGTAACGCTTGACGCGCTATCAGCGCAAAAGGACACCTCATGCACGATCTCATTGAAAAAAAAGACGCCCTGA
- a CDS encoding carbohydrate ABC transporter permease, producing the protein MDQSYEKQNPAFYAVIGLLVFMSVGPVVLMFVNSFKLDVDIISGTSGLLFLPTIQNYETALCDVLWYEPDHLEFCSLKFGGAFINSLIIALISTVLTLVIGAMSAYALVRFRFMGRDTVSVTTLMVRMVPPAVLLVPVFGLWNNEFCLDKNGLIGGAIRDAFGGRGDVCLAGTHSGIIIIYVAMNLPFVIWILQSFIVQVPRSLEEAARVDGAGPFQVFFKVVLPLIKPGLAAAAIFTFRIAWNEYLLASALSDRNTKTVPILIVNNMSEFNVEWGVIMATGMLLAIPPIIFTLFASRQIITGMTAGAVKG; encoded by the coding sequence ATGGATCAGTCTTACGAAAAACAGAACCCGGCTTTTTACGCAGTCATCGGTCTGTTAGTGTTCATGTCTGTTGGCCCTGTCGTGCTGATGTTTGTCAACTCGTTCAAACTGGATGTCGACATCATCTCGGGCACGTCTGGCCTGCTGTTCCTGCCCACGATCCAGAACTACGAAACAGCGCTGTGCGATGTGTTGTGGTACGAACCGGATCATCTCGAATTCTGTTCGCTCAAGTTTGGCGGCGCCTTCATCAACTCTCTGATCATCGCGCTCATCTCAACGGTGCTGACACTGGTGATCGGGGCCATGTCGGCCTATGCGCTTGTGCGGTTCCGCTTTATGGGGCGTGACACAGTTTCCGTGACAACGCTCATGGTGCGCATGGTGCCGCCTGCCGTACTTTTGGTCCCGGTTTTCGGCTTGTGGAACAATGAGTTCTGCCTGGACAAGAACGGGCTGATCGGCGGCGCCATCAGAGACGCGTTCGGCGGGCGGGGCGACGTGTGCCTTGCTGGTACACATTCCGGTATCATCATAATTTACGTGGCCATGAACCTGCCTTTCGTCATCTGGATCCTGCAAAGCTTCATCGTGCAGGTTCCCCGCAGCCTGGAAGAAGCCGCTCGTGTGGATGGCGCGGGCCCGTTTCAGGTGTTTTTCAAAGTTGTGTTGCCGCTGATCAAACCGGGCCTCGCGGCGGCAGCCATCTTCACCTTCCGTATAGCCTGGAACGAATATCTTCTGGCTTCCGCCCTCAGTGATCGAAATACCAAAACCGTGCCGATCCTGATCGTCAACAACATGAGCGAGTTCAACGTCGAATGGGGTGTTATCATGGCAACCGGCATGCTGTTGGCCATCCCCCCAATCATCTTTACCCTCTTTGCAAGCAGGCAAATTATCACCGGCATGACCGCGGGTGCAGTAAAGGGGTGA
- a CDS encoding sugar ABC transporter permease, with the protein MAIALIYPLGYMIWGSFRAWDPSQTIGEAEFVGLKNYITLWHDPSFRESLGVTLRFAFFCVSIEMVLGVGLALLLDRNIRGMSLLRTMFILPMMIAPVVVGLMWRYMYHPSVGTFNRVLETLGLPDVDWLGSHALTSVISADIWQWTPFIFILSLAALQSLPRSALEAARIDGATGWQQIVHIKLPLMMPVLIVTALLRLIDAFKVLEVILVLTEGGPGLSTEILALRISRTATEFRELGVAAAMSNYLLILLMLLTVGMFAFNRWQEARAAKVRMAAEEDS; encoded by the coding sequence ATGGCAATCGCTCTGATTTACCCGCTGGGGTACATGATTTGGGGGTCCTTCCGGGCATGGGATCCCAGTCAGACCATCGGCGAAGCCGAATTTGTAGGCCTGAAGAACTACATCACGCTGTGGCATGATCCCAGTTTCCGCGAAAGCCTGGGTGTGACCCTGCGTTTTGCCTTCTTCTGTGTATCAATCGAGATGGTGCTGGGCGTTGGTCTTGCCTTGCTGCTCGACCGGAATATTCGCGGCATGTCCCTGCTGCGTACAATGTTCATTCTGCCCATGATGATCGCACCCGTCGTGGTTGGTCTCATGTGGCGCTATATGTATCACCCGTCCGTGGGCACTTTTAACCGTGTCCTGGAAACTCTGGGACTGCCCGATGTGGATTGGTTGGGTAGCCACGCTCTGACCAGCGTTATCAGTGCTGATATATGGCAATGGACACCTTTCATTTTCATTTTGTCACTGGCAGCATTACAATCCCTGCCCCGCTCAGCGCTGGAGGCTGCCCGCATTGACGGCGCGACCGGTTGGCAGCAAATCGTCCATATTAAGCTGCCTTTGATGATGCCTGTCCTGATTGTCACGGCCCTGCTGCGCCTGATCGACGCCTTCAAGGTTCTTGAAGTGATCCTTGTACTGACCGAAGGCGGCCCGGGCCTGTCGACGGAAATTCTGGCTCTGCGCATTTCACGCACCGCTACTGAATTCCGGGAACTGGGCGTGGCAGCCGCCATGTCAAATTACCTGCTGATCCTCCTGATGTTGCTGACGGTCGGCATGTTTGCCTTCAATCGCTGGCAGGAGGCGCGCGCCGCCAAGGTGCGCATGGCCGCCGAGGAGGATTCCTGA
- a CDS encoding extracellular solute-binding protein, giving the protein MLKQFKAAAMATALMAGTALANPYAEYEGTTLIVNFPAHPHYDAVMKILPEFTKETGIEVEVDQLPYLKMRERQTLELGQDQGEYDLIAYVVFSKADYVYADQLENLAKYYMNPKLADPAYDADDLIDGYVYNIGFAGGNKGYLEGKTGSLFGIPYGSETSILGYRKDIFEKHGLEVPETYDEMLEIACKIPDLEPGMGGLSSRAASGHHASHAFLLHLAPLGGRVFDDNWNPIVNNDAGVKAAQALKTIVDCGPEGAKNFGFGEALGAFLNGDTAMFLDTTVVAGQIDNPNKSQVVGKVGWAMHPMGVRRGSQTGGFGIGIPANAENKEAAFLLMQWLTSKKGDKLVALAGGNPSRFSTHDDADVNAKFPHMSTFGEALKHADPDWRPIIPVWGKVNADLGTTLSKVLTEDLDIQEALDGVAERTKAVMEEAGYYTWQ; this is encoded by the coding sequence ATGCTTAAACAGTTTAAGGCAGCCGCTATGGCCACAGCCTTGATGGCAGGGACGGCATTGGCCAACCCATATGCCGAATACGAGGGCACGACGCTGATCGTGAACTTCCCGGCGCACCCGCATTATGATGCGGTGATGAAGATCCTGCCGGAGTTTACCAAAGAAACCGGGATCGAGGTCGAGGTCGATCAGCTCCCCTACCTCAAGATGCGCGAGCGCCAGACGCTGGAACTTGGGCAGGACCAAGGTGAATACGACCTGATTGCATATGTCGTGTTTTCAAAGGCGGATTATGTCTATGCTGATCAGCTGGAAAACCTGGCCAAGTATTATATGAATCCCAAACTTGCCGATCCCGCCTACGATGCGGACGACCTGATCGACGGCTATGTTTATAACATCGGTTTCGCTGGCGGCAACAAAGGCTATCTGGAAGGTAAGACCGGTTCGTTGTTCGGCATCCCCTATGGTTCCGAAACATCCATTCTGGGTTACCGCAAAGACATCTTTGAAAAGCACGGCCTGGAAGTGCCGGAAACTTATGACGAGATGCTGGAAATCGCCTGCAAAATTCCCGATCTTGAGCCGGGCATGGGTGGTCTTTCAAGCCGGGCCGCATCTGGCCATCACGCCAGCCATGCGTTCCTGTTGCACCTGGCCCCGCTGGGTGGGCGCGTCTTTGACGACAACTGGAACCCCATCGTCAACAACGACGCCGGCGTAAAGGCTGCACAAGCGTTGAAAACCATTGTTGATTGCGGCCCTGAGGGCGCAAAGAACTTTGGATTTGGCGAAGCGCTAGGTGCCTTCCTGAACGGCGACACAGCGATGTTCCTGGACACCACCGTGGTTGCCGGTCAGATCGACAACCCGAACAAGTCTCAGGTTGTGGGCAAAGTCGGTTGGGCCATGCACCCGATGGGTGTGCGCCGCGGCAGCCAGACCGGTGGTTTTGGCATCGGTATCCCCGCGAATGCGGAAAACAAAGAGGCCGCCTTCCTGCTGATGCAGTGGCTGACCTCCAAGAAAGGCGACAAGCTGGTCGCGTTAGCCGGTGGTAACCCATCGCGGTTCTCGACCCACGATGACGCCGACGTAAATGCCAAGTTCCCGCATATGTCGACCTTTGGCGAAGCGCTGAAACATGCTGATCCCGACTGGCGTCCGATCATTCCCGTCTGGGGCAAGGTCAATGCCGATCTGGGCACGACCCTCTCCAAAGTGCTGACCGAGGATCTGGACATCCAAGAAGCGCTGGATGGCGTGGCCGAACGGACCAAAGCTGTCATGGAAGAAGCCGGCTACTACACCTGGCAGTAA